Proteins from a single region of Pseudodesulfovibrio portus:
- the rplX gene encoding 50S ribosomal protein L24, whose amino-acid sequence MMKTKIRKDDKVMVIAGKDKGKVGKVLKILKKKDKVLVEKVNMVQRHTKANPYAQQPGGIIEKEAPIHVSNVAVVCDACTKPTRVGYKKTEDGKKVRFCKKCNETFK is encoded by the coding sequence ATGATGAAGACGAAGATCCGTAAAGACGATAAGGTCATGGTCATCGCCGGGAAGGACAAGGGTAAGGTCGGCAAGGTGTTGAAGATCCTCAAGAAGAAGGACAAAGTCCTGGTTGAGAAGGTGAACATGGTTCAACGTCACACCAAGGCCAACCCCTATGCCCAGCAGCCCGGCGGCATTATCGAGAAGGAAGCCCCTATCCATGTATCCAATGTGGCTGTCGTGTGCGATGCGTGCACCAAGCCCACGCGGGTAGGGTACAAGAAGACTGAAGACGGAAAGAAGGTGCGCTTCTGCAAGAAGTGCAACGAGACCTTCAAATAG